In the genome of Drosophila yakuba strain Tai18E2 chromosome 3R, Prin_Dyak_Tai18E2_2.1, whole genome shotgun sequence, one region contains:
- the LOC6538005 gene encoding transcription factor kayak isoform X1: MMKNLNGRAHNACYHPYYHHQSLHFAQQQHLQQQQQQQQQQHQQHLHLQQQQQQQQHQQLPAPQQQLRHQQRQLPTQPAYQQPQSIAHNAFPLRSSSSNNYGHVASSAYAGSSGSHNSNNAAAMAAVCQMQNFFNQQQQQQEYNNNCMAINYYQQQQHYPPESQSSASGWTESPGQSQLAATTAATCNTAAVTAAATAAATAAATTSTTATSAAAGSDNNNNDNFAMDASEIATFLANELFLQQLGSFETVQSVLTLTTPTLTPTTTRNIEDTIGHLLSDTQPDRGAGCAGFAVPKVLPNAMGAIEALGMGIPSGVNSLPIQPAYDVNLAQGSDSEDSNASYNDTQMNEEQDTTDTSSAHTDSTSYQAGQIMAGSVNGGGVNNFTNVLAAVSSTRGAASVGSSNANTSNTPARRGGGRRPNRSTNMTPEEEQKRAVRRERNKQAAARCRKRRVDQTNELTEEVEQLEKRGDSMRKEIEALTMSKNQLEYCLAAHRPTCQKIRSDMLSVTTCNGLIAPAGLLSAGSSGSGASSHHNHNSNDSSNGTITGMDATLNSTGRSNSPLDLKPAANIDSLLLQHIKDEPLDGAIDSGSSLDQDGPPPSKRITLPPMSTMPHVHMSTLMTPTGASSGSLQTPITSTAPVGFGSAFPVTTNGSSINTINSISQNNMNSPTLNALNKVPKERPNTLAFQRPVGHMHLTLANNNKPGGPTQIQGVPIQTPSTGTFNFDSLMDGGTGLTPVSGPLVPNSSSANKHPLELPTPTAEPSKLVSL, from the exons ATGATGAAAAATCTCAACGGTAGGGCGCACAATGCGTGCTACCATCCCTACTACCACCACCAATCGCTGCACtttgcccagcagcagcatctgcagcagcaacaacagcagcaacagcaacagcatcagcaacatctgcatctgcagcagcagcagcagcagcagcagcatcagcagctgcCAGCgccgcagcaacagttgcGTCATCAGCAACGGCAACTGCCCACGCAGCCAGCCTACCAGCAACCGCAATCGATTGCCCACAATGCTTTTCCActgcgcagcagcagcagcaacaattatGGCCATGTTGCTAGTAGCGCCTACGCTGGAAGTAGCGGCAGtcacaacagcaacaatgcgGCTGCCATGGCCGCCGTCTGTCAAATGCAGAATTttttcaaccagcagcagcagcaacaggagtacaacaacaattgcatgGCCATTAATTactatcagcagcagcaacattacCCTCCTGAGTCGCAATCCTCCGCCTCCGGCTGGACTGAATCCCCTGGCCAGTCGCAACTCGCCgcgacaacagcagcaacatgcaacaccGCAGCAGttactgcagcagcaaccgcagcagccactgcagctgcaacaacgAGCACAACTGCAACATCTGCCGCTGCtggcagcgacaacaacaacaacgacaacttCGCAATGGACGCCAGTGAGATAGCCACTTTCCTCGCCAACGAGCTTTTCCTACAGCAG CTCGGCAGCTTTGAGACCGTTCAGAGTGTTCTAACGCTGACGACGCCCACGTTGACGCCGACCACAACGCGCAACATCGAGGACACCATCGGCCACTTGCTCTCGGACACGCAGCCCGATCGTGGAGCTGGTTGCGCGGGATTCGCAGTGCCAAAGGTGCTACCCAACGCCATGGGAGCCATTGAAGCCCTGGGCATGGGCATTCCCTCCGGAGTTAACTCGCTCCCCATTCAGCCGGCATACGATGTGAACCTGGCGCAGGGCAGCGATTCCGAGGACTCCAACGCTTCGTACAACGATACGCAGATGAATGAGGAGCAGGACACGACCGATACTT CAAGTGCCCATACGGACAGCACCTCGTACCAAGCTGGCCAAATCATGGCGGGCAGTGTGAACGGCGGCGGTGTCAACAACTTCACCAATGTCCTGGCCGCCGTCAGCTCCACTCGTGGAGCCGCGTCGGTGGGCAGCAGCAACGCGAATACCTCAAACACGCCGGCCCGTCGTGGCGGCGGCAGGCGCCCCAACCGGTCGACCAACATGACCccggaggaggagcagaagcgGGCCGTGCGCCGGGAGCGAAACAAACAGGCGGCGGCACGTTGCCGCAAGAGGCGCGTGGACCAGACCAACGAGCTCACCGAGGaggtggagcagctggagaagcGGGGCGACAGCATGCGCAAGGAGATCGAGGCGCTGACGATGAGCAAAAATCAGCTGGAATACTGTCTGGCCGCCCACCGGCCCACCTGCCAAAAGATCCGCTCCGACATGCTGAGCGTGACCACCTGCAACGGTCTGATTGCCCCGGCCGGACTCCTCAGTGCCggaagcagcggcagcggaGCGAGCAGCCACCACAACCACAATAGCAAcgacagcagcaacggcaCGATCACGGGCATGGACGCCACGCTGAACTCCACCGGTAGGAGCAACTCGCCATTGGATCTCAAGCCGGCGGCGAACATCGATagcctgctgctgcagcacaTCAAGGACGAGCCACTTGATGGCGCCATCGACTCAGGTTCCAGCCTGGACCAGGATGGTCCGCCGCCCAGCAAGCGCATCACCTTGCCGCCCATGTCCACGATGCCGCACGTTCACATGTCCACGCTGATGACGCCCACCGGTGCCTCGTCGGGATCTCTGCAGACGCCGATCACGAGCACGGCGCCCGTTGGATTCGGCAGCGCCTTCCCGGTGACCACcaacggcagcagcatcaacacCATCAACAGCATCAGCCAGAACAACATGAACTCCCCCACGCTGAATGCGCTGAACAAGGTGCCCAAGGAGCGGCCCAACACGCTGGCCTTCCAGCGGCCCGTCGGCCACATGCACTTGACcctggccaacaacaacaagccgGGTGGCCCCACGCAGATCCAGGGAGTGCCCATCCAGACACCCTCCACTGGCACCTTCAACTTCGACTCCCTGATGGACGGCGGCACTGGCCTAACACCCGTCTCCGGACCCTTGGTGCCCAACAGCTCCTCCGCGAACAAGCATCCGTTGGAGCtgcccacgcccaccgccGAGCCGTCCAAGCTGGTCAGCTTATAA
- the LOC6538005 gene encoding transcription factor kayak isoform X4, with translation MTLDSYNIFNDEYLFNMPLSPLPKVLGSFETVQSVLTLTTPTLTPTTTRNIEDTIGHLLSDTQPDRGAGCAGFAVPKVLPNAMGAIEALGMGIPSGVNSLPIQPAYDVNLAQGSDSEDSNASYNDTQMNEEQDTTDTSSAHTDSTSYQAGQIMAGSVNGGGVNNFTNVLAAVSSTRGAASVGSSNANTSNTPARRGGGRRPNRSTNMTPEEEQKRAVRRERNKQAAARCRKRRVDQTNELTEEVEQLEKRGDSMRKEIEALTMSKNQLEYCLAAHRPTCQKIRSDMLSVTTCNGLIAPAGLLSAGSSGSGASSHHNHNSNDSSNGTITGMDATLNSTGRSNSPLDLKPAANIDSLLLQHIKDEPLDGAIDSGSSLDQDGPPPSKRITLPPMSTMPHVHMSTLMTPTGASSGSLQTPITSTAPVGFGSAFPVTTNGSSINTINSISQNNMNSPTLNALNKVPKERPNTLAFQRPVGHMHLTLANNNKPGGPTQIQGVPIQTPSTGTFNFDSLMDGGTGLTPVSGPLVPNSSSANKHPLELPTPTAEPSKLVSL, from the exons CTCGGCAGCTTTGAGACCGTTCAGAGTGTTCTAACGCTGACGACGCCCACGTTGACGCCGACCACAACGCGCAACATCGAGGACACCATCGGCCACTTGCTCTCGGACACGCAGCCCGATCGTGGAGCTGGTTGCGCGGGATTCGCAGTGCCAAAGGTGCTACCCAACGCCATGGGAGCCATTGAAGCCCTGGGCATGGGCATTCCCTCCGGAGTTAACTCGCTCCCCATTCAGCCGGCATACGATGTGAACCTGGCGCAGGGCAGCGATTCCGAGGACTCCAACGCTTCGTACAACGATACGCAGATGAATGAGGAGCAGGACACGACCGATACTT CAAGTGCCCATACGGACAGCACCTCGTACCAAGCTGGCCAAATCATGGCGGGCAGTGTGAACGGCGGCGGTGTCAACAACTTCACCAATGTCCTGGCCGCCGTCAGCTCCACTCGTGGAGCCGCGTCGGTGGGCAGCAGCAACGCGAATACCTCAAACACGCCGGCCCGTCGTGGCGGCGGCAGGCGCCCCAACCGGTCGACCAACATGACCccggaggaggagcagaagcgGGCCGTGCGCCGGGAGCGAAACAAACAGGCGGCGGCACGTTGCCGCAAGAGGCGCGTGGACCAGACCAACGAGCTCACCGAGGaggtggagcagctggagaagcGGGGCGACAGCATGCGCAAGGAGATCGAGGCGCTGACGATGAGCAAAAATCAGCTGGAATACTGTCTGGCCGCCCACCGGCCCACCTGCCAAAAGATCCGCTCCGACATGCTGAGCGTGACCACCTGCAACGGTCTGATTGCCCCGGCCGGACTCCTCAGTGCCggaagcagcggcagcggaGCGAGCAGCCACCACAACCACAATAGCAAcgacagcagcaacggcaCGATCACGGGCATGGACGCCACGCTGAACTCCACCGGTAGGAGCAACTCGCCATTGGATCTCAAGCCGGCGGCGAACATCGATagcctgctgctgcagcacaTCAAGGACGAGCCACTTGATGGCGCCATCGACTCAGGTTCCAGCCTGGACCAGGATGGTCCGCCGCCCAGCAAGCGCATCACCTTGCCGCCCATGTCCACGATGCCGCACGTTCACATGTCCACGCTGATGACGCCCACCGGTGCCTCGTCGGGATCTCTGCAGACGCCGATCACGAGCACGGCGCCCGTTGGATTCGGCAGCGCCTTCCCGGTGACCACcaacggcagcagcatcaacacCATCAACAGCATCAGCCAGAACAACATGAACTCCCCCACGCTGAATGCGCTGAACAAGGTGCCCAAGGAGCGGCCCAACACGCTGGCCTTCCAGCGGCCCGTCGGCCACATGCACTTGACcctggccaacaacaacaagccgGGTGGCCCCACGCAGATCCAGGGAGTGCCCATCCAGACACCCTCCACTGGCACCTTCAACTTCGACTCCCTGATGGACGGCGGCACTGGCCTAACACCCGTCTCCGGACCCTTGGTGCCCAACAGCTCCTCCGCGAACAAGCATCCGTTGGAGCtgcccacgcccaccgccGAGCCGTCCAAGCTGGTCAGCTTATAA